One genomic segment of Paenibacillus xylanexedens includes these proteins:
- a CDS encoding immunity 53 family protein: MMDILKWIQSWYYENCDGDWEHLYGVRIDTVDNPGWSVEIDLTDTYLEDVPFDSIEEERNEEDWFYCIVRDGVFHSAGGAKNLEEMLNCFKNWASSLDRS; the protein is encoded by the coding sequence ATGATGGATATCCTAAAATGGATTCAAAGCTGGTATTATGAAAACTGTGACGGTGATTGGGAGCATTTATACGGTGTGCGAATTGATACGGTAGATAACCCTGGTTGGTCTGTCGAAATCGATTTGACGGATACCTATTTAGAAGATGTGCCATTTGATTCGATTGAAGAAGAGAGAAATGAAGAAGATTGGTTCTACTGTATCGTGAGAGATGGAGTGTTTCACAGTGCAGGGGGAGCAAAAAATTTAGAAGAGATGCTTAATTGCTTCAAAAATTGGGCTTCAAGTTTGGATAGAAGTTAA